In Listeria cossartiae subsp. cossartiae, the DNA window AGCTAAGAAGCCCCCCCTGTGGTAACGTCTATGAAATTATCGTACAACAATCATTATAGCATGCACTTCTTTTTTGTAAAGAATTTTTTCTTTTCTTTAGTCAATTGCAGAAAATTTCACAGTATTTTGTGCTTTTTTCGGAAGTTTATCAAAAATAAGTTGATAACTATTTTTAATTAAAGCGAATTCTGTTTCAGCTTCTACATCGTATTTTTCATTAATAACGAGCGTAATCCAATGCTTTTTATTTAAATGATAGCCTGGTTTTATGCTCAAATATTCATCACGCAACAAATCAATTCTTTCAGGCTGACACTTAACACTGACATATAAATCCCCGTGGTATAGATGTATTAGCGCAAATATTTTACCGCCAACCGTTAAGGCATGCGTTGTCTTATCAAATGGAAAAGTTTCTTTAGCAGCTTGTAAAGTAAGACAAAGCGCGACTT includes these proteins:
- a CDS encoding MmcQ/YjbR family DNA-binding protein, translating into MNYEQTLQEKVALCLTLQAAKETFPFDKTTHALTVGGKIFALIHLYHGDLYVSVKCQPERIDLLRDEYLSIKPGYHLNKKHWITLVINEKYDVEAETEFALIKNSYQLIFDKLPKKAQNTVKFSAID